The proteins below are encoded in one region of Paeniglutamicibacter cryotolerans:
- a CDS encoding helix-turn-helix transcriptional regulator yields the protein MSNELRGFELPASLGKVLAMAGAVGQNGSLDDDSLAGGLGRILQGGHSQGAVVRGARGSGKRHAVNKAIIDSGFVGEVYRLSGTRYGCGIEYGAIHFLLIDLEEDQITSPVIVFGALQERFESGHEMPLFILENLSCLDPWSTTVLAQLAQAGVVRLFVLDDLQADLPEDILGLVRSGILADKRVRPLSVSEVDEFIMESTNLRPSSLVTSTLWAYSEGNAEWLDAILHEFMEAGVLQNRHGALVLSAEPWPVGKRMLASARKRIERLSPVQHAVLELVAGRKSLEPELLDGFPACEVDDLHTDGLLEYFNSPNRVVRMSSRILEECVRTMATNERSRDPEQQVPLGLNITSRSDSEHDESDISKLDSVLCSLPGMIRAGGSQQALGLVSHARNQIYGVLSINSETHLPTCQVTDQALELLNLELRLALRTGDDDLVESLVAVLNPIRNGFCLHHMESPQLHEASASLLEALARANRCVDASVLVDWLTEVCLLRGLPAAGRDPSQCLAHTLRALLTTCLTLGNWEACANLAGFILQGNVRDPGLISFAASTNAVLLAAAGDFESACELLFPVEQQLLLTGPPEEYEAVAGILAYCHTELHQTGQAAMALTSGSLQVGTSTPYGWVAEYFRALSMAKIHSQEAGRSRLRALEGISESKGEVLFQIHSLAALVRMGDREAATRLRDLCEMTGGAFPRAYGLLADGVLKESGSLISESLLLLIELGFAAFAHGDGTAIYDYLSPAQRRQIARSINLRRLSSSPSRENPVGYFGEETPFDLLTKRERFVASAAASGLSNLEIAEKASVSVRTVEGHLYQIYSKLTIRGRTELHKMAESLLGRSVESNA from the coding sequence GTGAGTAATGAATTGCGCGGATTTGAACTGCCCGCATCTTTGGGAAAAGTGCTTGCAATGGCAGGGGCCGTGGGACAAAACGGATCCTTGGACGACGATTCGCTGGCTGGTGGATTGGGCCGCATCCTTCAAGGAGGACATAGCCAAGGTGCCGTCGTCAGGGGGGCGAGGGGTAGCGGAAAGAGACATGCCGTTAACAAGGCAATCATCGATTCCGGCTTTGTGGGCGAGGTGTACCGATTGTCCGGAACACGATACGGATGCGGCATCGAATACGGTGCGATACATTTCTTGTTAATCGACCTAGAAGAGGATCAGATCACCTCACCGGTGATAGTTTTTGGGGCCTTGCAGGAACGATTCGAATCTGGGCACGAAATGCCTCTCTTCATTTTGGAGAACCTTTCCTGCCTTGACCCCTGGTCGACCACTGTACTAGCCCAGCTGGCGCAGGCTGGAGTCGTACGACTCTTTGTCCTTGACGACCTCCAGGCGGACCTTCCCGAGGACATTCTTGGGCTGGTCCGATCCGGCATACTGGCCGACAAGCGCGTGCGTCCACTTTCGGTGTCCGAGGTGGATGAATTTATTATGGAATCGACAAACCTCAGGCCTTCATCCCTCGTGACATCAACCCTTTGGGCCTATAGCGAGGGCAACGCCGAATGGCTAGACGCCATCCTTCATGAATTCATGGAAGCTGGCGTGCTGCAAAACAGACATGGGGCGCTGGTTCTCTCTGCGGAACCATGGCCCGTTGGAAAACGAATGCTGGCTAGTGCCCGGAAGAGGATTGAAAGACTCAGTCCGGTTCAACACGCAGTACTTGAACTTGTGGCTGGCCGGAAATCGCTGGAACCAGAACTTCTTGATGGTTTCCCCGCGTGCGAAGTCGATGATCTTCATACAGATGGACTACTTGAATACTTCAACTCGCCAAACCGGGTGGTCAGGATGTCCAGCAGGATCCTGGAGGAATGTGTCCGGACCATGGCTACTAACGAGCGAAGCCGGGACCCAGAGCAGCAGGTGCCCCTGGGCCTGAACATTACTTCCCGGTCAGACAGTGAGCATGACGAATCGGACATATCGAAACTCGACAGCGTTCTTTGTTCCTTACCCGGGATGATCCGGGCCGGTGGTAGCCAACAGGCCCTTGGGCTGGTTAGCCATGCTCGAAACCAAATATATGGTGTTCTTTCGATCAACTCTGAAACCCATTTGCCTACCTGTCAGGTGACGGACCAGGCTCTGGAACTCTTGAACCTGGAACTTCGGCTGGCACTACGGACAGGGGACGATGACCTGGTCGAGAGCTTGGTAGCTGTCCTGAATCCCATACGCAACGGGTTCTGCCTTCACCACATGGAGTCACCTCAGCTTCACGAGGCCTCGGCATCGTTGCTGGAGGCCCTTGCCCGGGCAAATCGGTGCGTCGACGCAAGCGTACTGGTCGACTGGCTCACTGAGGTTTGTCTGCTACGTGGGCTGCCAGCAGCGGGCCGCGACCCCAGCCAATGTCTAGCCCACACTCTTCGGGCATTATTAACGACCTGCCTGACACTGGGCAACTGGGAAGCGTGCGCAAATTTGGCCGGATTCATCCTGCAGGGAAACGTGCGCGACCCCGGTCTCATTTCTTTTGCAGCATCAACAAACGCAGTGCTTTTGGCGGCGGCCGGCGATTTTGAATCTGCATGTGAACTTTTGTTCCCGGTGGAACAGCAGCTTTTGCTGACCGGACCGCCGGAGGAGTACGAGGCCGTTGCCGGTATCTTGGCGTACTGTCATACCGAGCTCCACCAAACCGGCCAGGCCGCGATGGCTCTGACTTCAGGCTCACTCCAGGTTGGCACAAGCACTCCCTATGGTTGGGTCGCCGAGTATTTTCGGGCCTTATCCATGGCAAAAATCCATTCGCAGGAGGCTGGACGATCCCGTTTAAGGGCCCTTGAAGGGATCAGCGAATCGAAGGGCGAAGTCCTATTCCAGATTCATTCGCTGGCGGCACTCGTGCGCATGGGTGACCGTGAGGCAGCGACGCGGCTACGAGATCTATGCGAGATGACCGGAGGTGCCTTTCCCCGGGCTTATGGCTTGCTCGCCGACGGGGTGCTGAAGGAATCGGGATCATTGATTTCCGAGTCGCTGCTTCTGCTCATCGAGTTGGGTTTCGCCGCTTTTGCCCATGGGGACGGCACCGCGATCTATGACTACCTCTCTCCTGCGCAAAGAAGACAGATCGCCCGATCGATTAATCTGCGCCGGTTATCTAGTTCCCCTAGCCGAGAAAACCCCGTCGGGTATTTTGGGGAAGAAACGCCCTTTGACCTGCTCACGAAACGTGAAAGGTTCGTTGCTTCGGCAGCAGCCAGTGGGTTGTCCAACTTGGAAATCGCAGAAAAGGCGAGTGTTTCCGTACGTACCGTGGAGGGCCACCTTTACCAGATTTATTCGAAATTAACGATCAGGGGAAGAACGGAATTGCACAAGATGGCCGAATCCCTTCTCGGGCGCTCGGTTGAATCAAATGCATAA
- a CDS encoding LuxR family transcriptional regulator: MHNLGYVSERVREANLIHEVLIDPESPGILVAGSPGIGKQELVQSVLALDEGYGPVVRLLCSQTLMKTSFGALAPMLSGNLRAPSDVEALRQIIRAVRNILSDCPEGMRLLILVEEAQFIDSASAFVLGQLVHSGMAKLVVLSTEKHLDVLSLDALKNGALLQRVQLGRLGTIETQQLCSGLLPGPVTTGTARIIWDQTNGNPFLVRCFVDGAQRQGLFVEQRGKWVLNNVAPEPDDRLRESVRDLHRRHPADEQESLELLSLAGPVSIQALGEMTGVELEGNNSSSLIRVNLASEAASVASSFYANILRSAIPPGRNRSLRQKFIDSNVNEIKLGFEEVRWAIDSGESPAPRAVVEAARSANDNASYADAWQLIRMVPGESASKELLVERARSLFGQSELMDSPHLLASALLPDAGEKQTDILLEARSVAHWILTGDLDPGLSPSGDQAEGKADLSIIRRIIDARFHFDEGELEKAAELVSEVQTWNPQTFFQPTRYRLSLTVIEARASTALGDYDRALDAINGFLFSNPADVLYANGSLSFCQAFNELQQGKMREAHITIAEAVSELSVGDPEGLLDMACAVNDYLTRIHTKNEGTGQAAEAPIQPWADHSRKPARGYWRERDRFLSSIYRELSLARPSIRMLQASLEALAAQPNRVAEQEALFLCWSTGISKEFSNSLGRRFLAGQRSQHGKREEFQARLIGRAQAGVVAELEKLAGAAYENNEMVCAVESVARIVGILANAAPGRQQGLYLRQLDEWLGTLGGQPWGIVADTLAARGLTLREWEIVDLARMGLSNKDIAKKLTVSQRTVEGHLYRIFAKLGMRTRKELGEMESLKSRK; encoded by the coding sequence ATGCATAACTTGGGCTATGTGTCTGAACGGGTTCGGGAAGCAAACCTGATTCATGAAGTGCTCATAGATCCGGAGTCGCCTGGGATACTGGTTGCTGGGTCACCGGGTATCGGAAAACAGGAACTCGTCCAGTCGGTATTGGCGTTGGATGAGGGATATGGCCCCGTAGTGAGGCTGCTTTGCAGCCAAACGCTTATGAAGACGTCCTTCGGAGCACTTGCGCCCATGCTTTCGGGCAATCTGAGAGCTCCCTCCGATGTCGAGGCTCTTCGCCAGATCATCCGGGCCGTACGGAACATTCTGAGTGATTGCCCGGAAGGCATGAGACTGCTTATCCTCGTCGAGGAGGCACAGTTCATAGACTCGGCCAGTGCTTTCGTCCTTGGGCAGTTGGTTCATTCAGGAATGGCAAAATTGGTAGTCCTGAGTACGGAGAAGCACCTGGATGTCTTGTCTCTCGATGCCCTGAAGAACGGTGCATTGCTTCAACGGGTTCAGCTGGGAAGGTTGGGAACTATAGAAACCCAACAACTTTGCTCCGGGCTCTTGCCAGGGCCGGTAACGACCGGGACGGCCCGAATCATCTGGGACCAAACAAATGGAAACCCCTTTCTGGTTAGGTGTTTTGTTGATGGTGCGCAAAGACAGGGACTTTTTGTCGAGCAGCGCGGGAAATGGGTTCTGAATAACGTTGCTCCTGAACCAGATGACCGTTTGCGTGAGTCAGTCCGGGACCTGCATCGACGGCATCCGGCCGACGAGCAGGAATCCTTGGAGCTCCTTTCACTGGCAGGGCCCGTGTCCATCCAAGCTTTGGGGGAGATGACGGGAGTGGAACTCGAAGGCAACAATTCCTCCAGCTTGATACGAGTGAATCTCGCATCCGAAGCCGCATCCGTAGCCAGCAGCTTCTATGCCAATATCCTGCGGTCGGCTATTCCGCCAGGACGCAATCGGTCGCTCCGCCAAAAATTTATCGATTCGAATGTGAACGAAATTAAGCTTGGGTTCGAAGAAGTGCGCTGGGCTATCGACAGCGGAGAATCACCGGCCCCCAGAGCGGTGGTGGAAGCAGCAAGATCCGCAAATGACAATGCCTCGTATGCTGATGCCTGGCAGCTGATACGGATGGTTCCAGGGGAAAGCGCATCGAAGGAGCTCCTCGTCGAGCGCGCGCGATCATTGTTCGGCCAGTCAGAGTTGATGGATAGCCCGCATCTCTTGGCCTCCGCACTCCTGCCGGACGCAGGCGAAAAGCAAACGGATATCCTTCTTGAGGCACGAAGTGTCGCACACTGGATTCTTACCGGAGATCTGGATCCTGGTCTGTCTCCTTCAGGTGACCAAGCAGAAGGCAAGGCAGACCTTTCTATCATCAGAAGGATCATTGATGCGCGATTCCATTTCGACGAAGGAGAGCTCGAAAAAGCAGCTGAACTCGTTTCCGAGGTTCAGACCTGGAACCCGCAGACATTTTTCCAACCCACCCGCTACCGTTTGTCGCTGACGGTAATTGAGGCCAGGGCAAGTACCGCGTTGGGAGACTACGATCGGGCCCTGGACGCCATTAACGGTTTCCTTTTTTCCAATCCGGCGGATGTTTTGTATGCGAACGGGAGCCTCAGTTTCTGCCAAGCTTTCAATGAACTGCAGCAAGGGAAAATGCGCGAAGCGCACATCACGATTGCTGAAGCTGTTTCCGAACTCAGCGTAGGCGATCCAGAAGGTTTGCTGGATATGGCTTGTGCCGTCAATGACTATCTGACCCGTATCCATACGAAGAATGAGGGGACAGGCCAAGCCGCCGAAGCTCCCATCCAACCCTGGGCAGATCACTCACGGAAGCCAGCCCGCGGTTATTGGAGGGAACGAGATCGCTTTCTCTCAAGTATTTACCGGGAACTTTCGCTTGCTCGTCCAAGCATACGAATGCTTCAGGCGAGTCTGGAGGCCTTGGCCGCGCAGCCAAATCGGGTAGCCGAGCAGGAAGCACTATTTCTTTGCTGGAGCACTGGGATTTCGAAAGAATTCAGTAACTCTTTAGGCAGACGATTTCTAGCTGGACAACGGAGCCAACATGGAAAGCGTGAAGAATTCCAAGCACGGCTCATCGGGCGGGCACAAGCTGGCGTTGTCGCGGAGCTTGAGAAACTAGCAGGGGCGGCCTACGAAAATAATGAAATGGTCTGTGCAGTGGAATCCGTAGCAAGAATTGTGGGGATCCTGGCGAATGCGGCTCCGGGACGGCAACAGGGGCTGTATTTGAGGCAACTAGATGAATGGCTTGGAACTTTGGGCGGGCAACCATGGGGAATCGTTGCAGACACCTTAGCGGCTAGGGGGCTGACTCTACGCGAGTGGGAGATCGTCGATTTAGCTCGAATGGGGCTGAGCAACAAGGATATTGCCAAGAAGCTGACCGTTTCCCAACGGACAGTTGAAGGCCACCTTTATCGCATCTTTGCCAAGCTGGGGATGCGGACCCGGAAGGAACTGGGCGAGATGGAGTCTCTGAAATCTCGCAAATAG